A single window of Blochmannia endosymbiont of Camponotus nipponensis DNA harbors:
- the fabG gene encoding 3-oxoacyl-ACP reductase FabG — protein MNFNKKIVLVTGARRGIGRAIIEMFALYGATVIGTATSALGVKDIDRYVGNQGKGIQLNVSDKHSIDIFLDKMQQEFGNVDILVNNAGIVQDSILLYMKDDEWQSVIDVNLTAVYRMSKVVIKSMIKKHYGRIINIGSVVGVMGNAGQVNYSAAKSGLIGFTKSLAREVASRGVTVNLVTPGFICTDMVKKFTDKQKNHILSQIPIKRFGDPKDVAYAVMFFASNRAEYITGQTIHVNGGMYMG, from the coding sequence ATGAATTTTAATAAAAAGATTGTTTTAGTAACTGGTGCTCGCCGTGGTATTGGTCGTGCTATTATAGAAATGTTTGCACTGTATGGAGCTACTGTAATAGGAACTGCAACTAGCGCGTTAGGTGTTAAAGATATTGATAGGTATGTAGGAAATCAAGGAAAAGGAATCCAATTAAATGTTAGTGACAAACATTCTATTGATATTTTTTTAGACAAGATGCAACAAGAATTTGGTAATGTTGATATTTTGGTAAATAACGCTGGTATAGTTCAGGATAGTATTTTGTTATACATGAAAGATGATGAATGGCAGTCTGTTATTGATGTAAATTTAACCGCTGTGTACCGCATGTCTAAAGTGGTAATAAAATCGATGATAAAAAAACATTATGGTAGAATTATTAATATTGGATCTGTAGTTGGTGTTATGGGTAATGCTGGTCAAGTGAATTATTCGGCTGCTAAGTCAGGATTAATTGGGTTTACAAAGTCTTTAGCGCGGGAAGTTGCTTCTAGAGGTGTTACAGTTAATTTGGTAACACCAGGATTTATTTGCACGGATATGGTTAAAAAATTTACTGATAAACAAAAAAATCATATTTTGTCACAAATACCAATTAAACGTTTTGGAGATCCAAAAGATGTAGCTTATGCGGTAATGTTTTTTGCTTCTAATCGTGCGGAATATATCACTGGACAAACAATACATGTTAATGGAGGAATGTATATGGGGTAA
- the acpP gene encoding acyl carrier protein: protein MITIEEKVKTIIAEQLGVKKEEVVNHASFVDDLGADSLDTVELVMALEEEFDTEIPDEEAEKITTVQAAIDFISNNHKKNKN from the coding sequence ATGATTACTATAGAAGAAAAAGTAAAAACAATTATTGCTGAACAATTAGGAGTAAAAAAAGAAGAAGTTGTGAATCATGCTTCATTTGTTGACGATCTTGGGGCTGATTCTCTTGATACTGTTGAGTTGGTTATGGCGTTAGAGGAAGAATTTGATACTGAAATTCCAGATGAAGAAGCAGAGAAAATTACAACTGTACAGGCAGCAATAGATTTCATCAGTAATAATCACAAAAAAAATAAGAATTAA
- the pabC gene encoding aminodeoxychorismate lyase, with amino-acid sequence MYWVNGIKKKTILLNNRALHFGDGFFTTAKLQDGKVKFLDWHMDRLIISAKRLMFNNINFDLLYKEMLHAASYSNIYSVIKVIVIRENNLRLSGYRCSNDIEPLRIIYVSKLPKYYMRWIRSGIHLRTSVMRLARNTCLAGIKHLNRLEQVMIAIWVDKNKTIDEALVLDTNGNVVECCSANIFWRHKYQVFTPSLRHAGVNGTMRQFILQLLPTLGYHIRIVTVGPEHLKNANEVFITNSLLPLASVNSIDDYCYSDRTLFHLLRSYIINSDI; translated from the coding sequence ATGTATTGGGTTAATGGAATTAAAAAAAAAACAATATTATTAAATAATCGTGCTTTACATTTTGGTGATGGATTTTTTACGACTGCTAAATTACAAGATGGAAAAGTAAAATTTTTAGATTGGCATATGGATAGATTAATTATATCAGCAAAAAGGTTGATGTTTAATAATATTAATTTTGATCTTTTATATAAAGAAATGCTGCATGCAGCTTCTTATAGTAATATATACAGTGTCATCAAAGTAATAGTAATTAGAGAAAATAACCTCAGGTTATCTGGATATCGATGTAGCAACGATATAGAACCATTACGTATCATTTATGTTAGTAAATTACCAAAATATTACATGCGTTGGATTAGATCTGGAATTCATTTGAGAACAAGTGTTATGCGTTTAGCACGTAACACTTGTTTAGCAGGCATAAAACACTTAAATAGATTAGAGCAGGTTATGATTGCTATTTGGGTGGATAAAAATAAAACTATTGATGAAGCATTAGTTTTAGATACTAATGGAAATGTTGTAGAATGTTGTAGTGCTAATATTTTTTGGAGGCATAAATACCAAGTATTTACTCCATCTTTACGTCATGCTGGTGTTAATGGAACTATGCGTCAGTTTATATTACAATTATTACCAACATTAGGCTACCACATACGAATAGTGACAGTTGGTCCTGAGCATTTAAAAAACGCAAATGAAGTTTTTATTACCAATTCTTTGTTACCATTAGCATCAGTTAATTCAATTGATGATTATTGTTATTCAGATAGGACGTTATTTCATTTATTGCGTTCTTATATTATAAATAGTGATATTTAG
- the tmk gene encoding dTMP kinase, with protein MDNKFITIEGLDGAGKTTVAHRMISYLNQYGITKILTTHEPGGTPISDLLRILIKYGGPTDEPINNTSELLMIYTARLQLIENVIKPALSKGYWVIGDRYDLSSQAYQGAGREMDTLLLHTLSDKITNILSPDLTFYLDISPELSLSRINNRRTLDRIEKEPLIFFDRVRSCYKKLASEKKNIITIDATQSLEEVSITIYRYLNWWFLCQQE; from the coding sequence ATGGATAATAAGTTTATTACAATTGAAGGGTTAGATGGTGCCGGAAAAACTACTGTTGCTCATAGAATGATTAGCTACTTAAATCAGTACGGTATTACTAAAATTTTAACTACGCATGAACCTGGAGGTACGCCAATTTCGGATTTATTGCGTATACTGATAAAATACGGTGGACCTACGGATGAGCCTATTAATAATACATCAGAATTATTAATGATATATACTGCACGATTACAATTAATAGAAAATGTTATTAAACCAGCTTTATCTAAAGGTTATTGGGTGATTGGAGATAGATATGATTTATCTTCTCAGGCATATCAAGGAGCTGGAAGAGAAATGGATACATTATTGTTACATACTTTATCAGATAAAATTACAAATATCTTATCTCCAGATCTAACATTTTATCTTGATATTTCTCCGGAATTAAGCTTATCTCGTATAAATAACAGAAGAACGTTAGATCGTATTGAAAAAGAACCCCTAATTTTTTTTGATCGTGTGCGTTCTTGTTATAAAAAATTAGCTTCTGAAAAAAAAAATATCATCACGATCGATGCTACTCAAAGTTTAGAAGAAGTTTCTATTACTATTTACAGATATTTAAATTGGTGGTTCTTGTGTCAACAAGAATAA